From one Microlunatus sp. Gsoil 973 genomic stretch:
- a CDS encoding MFS transporter, which yields MLKKIFWPVLAPAFLYACGNGALTPVIVLAALSLGAHQAVAGAVVTAAAVAAAASAIPAGYVINAFGERRSMIGATALAAALTAAGVFALITHNGASLAIFMIAVVLVGSVEVVWSLARQALIAETVERESMALAMTSLGGAARAGQLVGPLIGSVLLLRLPLYSVFIMHIVLALAATVFIAFGPADPPRRHRAASGGEGRRLQVRWDAVFLAGFAIMTLSMARQGKNVIIPLWGDHLHLTASSISLMVALGSAVELMLIYPGGRLKDSLGRVSTFVACVTLLGIGFAILPIGGTIAFFIVGVAVASVGNGLGAGINMTFGADLSPSVGRAKFLGYWNAIGQVGSLIGPGLISVLIAAASLPLAVLVLACAPLLGGIWMASFRRRIGLPGRQRVRMPPRPATDDSA from the coding sequence AGAAGATTTTCTGGCCGGTGCTCGCTCCAGCATTTCTCTACGCCTGCGGCAACGGCGCACTGACACCCGTGATCGTGCTCGCCGCTCTGTCGCTCGGTGCCCACCAGGCCGTCGCCGGTGCCGTTGTCACCGCCGCAGCGGTGGCCGCTGCCGCTTCGGCGATCCCGGCCGGCTACGTGATCAACGCCTTCGGTGAGCGGCGAAGCATGATCGGAGCGACCGCGCTCGCCGCCGCGCTGACCGCCGCCGGCGTGTTCGCCCTGATCACCCATAACGGCGCATCGCTGGCGATCTTCATGATCGCCGTCGTCCTCGTCGGTTCGGTCGAGGTCGTCTGGAGCCTTGCCCGTCAGGCGCTGATCGCCGAGACCGTCGAGCGGGAGTCGATGGCTCTGGCGATGACCAGCCTCGGCGGCGCCGCACGGGCCGGCCAGTTGGTCGGCCCGTTGATCGGCTCGGTGCTGCTGCTCCGGCTGCCGCTGTACTCGGTTTTCATCATGCACATCGTGCTGGCGCTGGCCGCGACGGTGTTCATCGCGTTCGGCCCGGCGGACCCGCCGCGACGTCACCGCGCGGCTTCGGGCGGAGAAGGCCGCAGACTCCAGGTGCGCTGGGATGCGGTGTTCCTGGCCGGCTTCGCGATCATGACCCTGTCGATGGCCCGACAGGGCAAGAACGTGATCATCCCGTTGTGGGGTGATCATCTGCACCTGACTGCGAGTTCGATCTCGTTGATGGTCGCCCTCGGCTCCGCGGTCGAGTTGATGTTGATCTATCCCGGCGGTCGGCTGAAGGACAGCCTCGGCCGGGTGAGCACCTTCGTCGCGTGCGTGACGTTGCTCGGCATCGGGTTCGCGATCCTGCCGATCGGCGGCACGATCGCCTTCTTCATCGTCGGTGTCGCGGTGGCCAGTGTCGGCAACGGGCTCGGTGCCGGGATCAACATGACCTTCGGCGCCGATCTGAGCCCTTCGGTCGGCCGGGCGAAGTTCCTGGGCTACTGGAACGCGATCGGCCAGGTCGGTTCGCTGATCGGCCCGGGCCTGATCAGTGTGTTGATCGCGGCGGCGAGCCTGCCGCTCGCGGTGCTGGTGTTGGCCTGTGCCCCGTTACTCGGCGGAATCTGGATGGCGTCCTTCCGACGACGCATCGGATTGCCCGGGCGGCAACGAGTCCGGATGCCACCGCGACCTGCCACGGACGACTCCGCCTAG